The Procambarus clarkii isolate CNS0578487 chromosome 39, FALCON_Pclarkii_2.0, whole genome shotgun sequence genome window below encodes:
- the LOC138372513 gene encoding uncharacterized protein: MTNLKYLMLHLAAVIVCGQEVIPDTSNICFLPPTTGFCRAHFTSFFYNPETHACDCFVYGGCEGNENRFDTLDECMRTCNVLPSLQENTAECDRVLGRFNPLAKKEVLDAIKDSVRPTQIPQDPTHPSYLQPAQQILQPAPQILQPAPQILQPAPQILQPAPQILQPAPQILQPAPQILQPAPQILQPAPQILQPAPQILQPAGKSAGKYCRV, translated from the coding sequence ATGACGAATTTGAAATATTTGATGCTGCACTTGGCCGCTGTGATTGTGTGCGGCCAGGAAGTTATACCTGACACGTCCAACATCTGTTTCCTTCCTCCAACTACGGGATTCTGCCGGGCTCACTTTACCTCCTTCTTCTACAACCCGGAGACACATGCTTGCGACTGCTTCGTGTACGGCGGATGTGAGGGGAACGAGAACAGATTCGACACTCTGGATGAGTGCATGAGAACTTGCAACGTCTTACCTAGTCTGCAGGAAAATACTGCCGAGTGTGACAGAGTCTTGGGACGCTTCAACCCACTGGCGAAAAAAGAGGTGTTGGACGCTATCAAGGACTCTGTAAGGCCGACGCAGATCCCACAGGATCCTACACATCCTTCATACCTACAGCCAGCGCAACAAATCCTTCAACCCGCGCCACAGATCCTTCAACCTGCACCACAGATCCTTCAACCAGCGCCACAGATTCTTCAACCAGCGCCACAGATCCTTCAACCAGCGCCACAGATCCTTCAACCAGCGCCACAGATCCTTCAACCAGCGCCACAGATCCTTCAACCAGCGCCACAGATCCTTCAACCAGCGCCACAGATCCTCCAACCCGCAGGAAAATCTGCAGGAAAATATTGTCGAGTGTGA
- the LOC123760310 gene encoding uncharacterized protein yields MTNLKYLMLHLAAVIVCGQEVIPDTSNICFLPPTTGFCLAYFTRFFYNPETHACDCFVYGGCEGNENRFDTLDECMRTCNVLPSLQENTAECDRVLGRFNPLAKKEVLDAIKDSVRPTQIPQDPTHPSYLQPAQQILQPAPQILQPAPQILQPAPQILQPAPQILQPAPQILQPVPQILQPAPQILQPAPQILQPAPQTLQSLLQLKRALPI; encoded by the coding sequence ATGACGAATTTGAAATATTTGATGCTGCACTTGGCCGCTGTGATTGTGTGCGGCCAGGAAGTTATACCTGACACGTCGAACATCTGTTTCCTTCCTCCAACTACGGGATTCTGCCTGGCTTACTTTACCAGATTCTTCTACAACCCGGAGACACATGCTTGCGACTGCTTCGTGTACGGCGGATGTGAGGGCAACGAGAACAGATTCGACACTCTGGATGAGTGCATGAGAACTTGCAACGTCTTACCTAGTCTGCAGGAAAATACTGCCGAGTGTGACAGAGTCTTGGGACGCTTCAACCCACTGGCGAAAAAAGAGGTGTTGGACGCTATCAAGGACTCTGTAAGGCCGACGCAGATCCCACAGGATCCTACACATCCTTCATACCTACAGCCAGCGCAACAAATCCTTCAACCCGCGCCACAGATCCTTCAACCTGCACCACAGATCCTTCAACCAGCGCCACAGATTCTTCAACCAGCGCCACAGATCCTTCAACCAGCGCCACAGATCCTTCAACCAGTGCCACAGATCCTTCAACCAGCGCCACAGATCCTTCAACCAGCGCCACAGATCCtccaaccagcaccacaaacctTACAGTCGCTTCTACAACTAAAGAGAGCGCTACCAATTTAA
- the LOC123760309 gene encoding uncharacterized protein, with product MTNLKYLMLHLAAVIVCSQEVIIRDSSNICFLPPAKGICRANIPSFFYNPETNACDCFVYGGCLGNENRFETLDECMRTCNVLPSLQDNTAECDRVLGRFNPLAKKEVLDAIKDSVKPTQIPQDPPRPSYLQPAQQFLQPAPQILQPAPQILQPAPQILQPAPQILQPAPQILQPAPQILQPAPQILQPAPQILQPAPQILQPAPQILQPAPQILQPAPQTIQPAPQTLQSLLQLLQKSLPTQHRALLTQQSLTQGERVPAGMPTDSWFRRIESLVLDDSDSSVESLYVGQPAFFTLDHDDDD from the coding sequence ATGACGAACTTAAAGTATTTGATGCTGCACTTGGCCGCTGTGATTGTGTGCAGCCAGGAAGTTATTATACGTGACTCGTCGAACATCTGTTTCCTTCCTCCAGCTAAGGGAATCTGCCGTGCTAACATTCCCTCCTTCTTCTACAACCCGGAGACAAATGCTTGCGACTGCTTCGTGTACGGCGGATGTTTGGGCAACGAGAACAGATTCGAGACTCTGGATGAGTGCATGAGAACTTGCAACGTCTTACCTAGTCTGCAGGACAATACTGCCGAGTGTGACAGAGTCTTGGGACGCTTCAACCCACTTGCGAAAAAAGAGGTGTTGGACGCTATCAAGGACTCTGTAAAGCCGACGCAGATCCCACAGGATCCTCCACGTCCTTCATACCTACAGCCAGCGCAACAATTCCTTCAACCAGCGCCACAGATCCTTCAACCAGCGCCACAGATCCTTCAACCAGCGCCACAGATCCTCCAACCAGCCCCACAGATCCTCCAACCAGCACCACAGATCCTCCAACCAGCCCCACAGATCCTCCAACCAGCCCCACAGATCCTTCAACCAGCACCACAGATCCTTCAACCAGCACCACAGATCCTTCAACCAGCACCACAGATCCTTCAACCTGCGCCACAAATCCTCCAACCTGCACCACAAACCATCCAACCAGCCCCACAAACCTTACAGTCGCTTCTGCAACTCCTACAGAAATCGCTACCAACCCAACATCGTGCGCTACTGACTCAGCAATCTTTAACGCAAGGCGAGCGGGTTCCAGCGGGCATGCCAACAGACAGCTGGTTCAGGAGGATAGAGAGTCTGGTATTGGATGACTCAGATTCCAGTGTTGAGTCTCTCTACGTCGGTCAGCCGGCCTTCTTCACCCTGGATCATGACGATGATGACTAG